A window from Bombus pascuorum chromosome 12, iyBomPasc1.1, whole genome shotgun sequence encodes these proteins:
- the LOC132912658 gene encoding peptide chain release factor 1: MLFLIRGCSLNIYQCYRNFIAKTKLVESCYPVFLNLNKKVNASICQLFCSKATLFVNNEHVRKYLNHLTNAYQSGNEKRGSISDIFKLQEIPQLLNEKIKIIENIKDLNDLVPENEEMKDLIREEGLTYVRQMSQIDEKILDIILQKVDTENYDNVVMEIIPGVGGQEAMLFAKDLLVMYVNYFDHLGFSYETLEQLESDTGGLRRATLLITNNNAFKKLKYESGVHRVQRIPITEKSGRLHTSTAVVTITPEPKDVDIKIDEKDLIIESKKASGAGGQHVNTTDSAIRITHIPTGKIVTCQTNRSQIKNRKLALAKLKTILFEEQLDQQASLINKIRKKQMGSRLRNEKIRTYNFNQDRITDHRISNGTMYNLREFMENGADLEILEDRLYKDMQPRTTLEIIEEMMNQFK; encoded by the exons atgttatttCTAATAAGAGGATGTTCGCTTAATATTTATCAGTGCTATAGAAATTTCATAGCTAAAACTAAACTGGTCGAATCGTGTTATCCAGTGTTCCTTAACCTCAACAAGAAAGTTAATGCATCTATATGTCAATTATTTTGTTCGAAAGCGactttatttgtaaataatgagcatgttagaaaatatttaaatcatcTTACGAATGCGTATCAAAGTGGTAATGAAAAACGAGGAAgtatttctgatatttttaaattacaagaaaTACCCCAGTTGCTGAATGagaaaattaagataattgAGAATATAAAGGATTTGAACGACCTTG TACCTGAGAATGAAGAAATGAAAGATCTTATAAGAGAAGAAGGTTTAACATATGTACGACAGATGTCACAGATTGACGAgaaaattttagatattattttacaaaaagtaGATACTGAAAATTATGATAATGTTGTTATGGAGATAATACCAGGTGTAGGTGGTCAAGAAGCTATGTTGTTTGCTAAAGATTTATTAGttatgtatgtaaattattttgatcaTTTAGGGTTTAGTTATGAGACATTGGAACAGCTTGAAAGTGACACAGGTGGGTTAAGGAGAGctactttattaataacaaataacaatgccttcaagaaattaaaatatgaaagtgGTGTACATAGAGTACAAAGGATTCCAATAACAGAGAAGTCTGGTCGTTTACATACCAGTACAGCTGTTGTAACAATCACACCAGAACCCAAGGATGTTGATATCAAGATAGATGAGAAAGATTTGATAATAGAATCGAAAAAAGCATCTGGAGCTGGAGGCCAACATGTAAATACTACAGATTCAGCAATTAGAATAACTCATATACCCACTGGTAAAATTGTAACTTGTCAAACCAATAGGTCTcaaataaaaaacagaaagtTAGCACTAGCGAAACTGAAAACTATATTGTTTGAGGAACAATTGGACCAACAGGCTTCcttgattaataaaatacgtaaGAAACAAATGGGGTCGAGAttgagaaacgagaaaatcaGAACATATAACTTCAATCAAGATCGGATTACGGATCATAGAATATCAAATGGCACAATGTACAATTTAAgagaatttatggaaaatggAGCAGATCTGGAAATACTGGAGGATAGACTCTACAAGGATATGCAACCAAGGACCACGCTGGAGATTATAGAGGAGATGATGAATCAATTCAAATAA
- the LOC132912648 gene encoding scm-like with four MBT domains protein 1 isoform X2 has product MEPCENRSQEKVQEGEYGFFWQDYLDATNSVEVPQIMFPHVELTLQSGIEIGMSLEVPIPKNADEEDTNYWVASIVMACGPLLRLRYFGGDDRSLEFWFNLTKEAAHELGWCVKNNKKLVPTDIILQRSPDCVERLSEFLTTARSVPSEMLSGDGLSITERIKQGMKVEVSDILHPYKLWVATIIENVGGRLLLRYDTPGSSRKDFWMFCTSEYLHPYGFASKSNSTWFLEPPSSIVEMHTYEEWKDLLESIPKNYDLPEELFHNAVDHPKHEFKVGMKLEALSPIDQIKICPATVIKVFDDTYFLVHIDTYDELSKGMDIENCMYNSTEKNTWLCTAEHPYIFPVGWAKQHNIKIVHPNGWTPKEDEFDWDEYLKDTQATAAEEKLFPERQSATDARFECSMRLEAVDPECENVICAAHITKIVDNLLWLKLDNYENTKPEHIVDMYSLQIFPVGWCESNHYPLKPPKDYMEVCKQLQMPVKEEKKTNILDIPISEPRSSLWCPKIYFNYRCFTGPMISKGKLATLPKAVGPGPVILVMREVLSMIVSVGYRSARILKVLQCDSKPDPGYHLEVLKAKHKNNTYRASVAVVTSGDMVADFCRNICKKLMVCPNLFGPLYVPENECPDKCHKTSKAKFTSVGTGRRGKPKGYTSIMVQKPKPWGGRRKRRRGRWANREKETHEDFEQEDEMPFMSLDLAKHVSGLEETLDGRPPLSEIDIMIQKGLEKGEKSDEFKTEPPSSNASDDSGSSFNDNRKMKDRGSPNSLNNKQHSSKFSQSSTVTRASKRERDWDTSIESDGSDGESEYVRMQKKQRRPKTRKLDSNPLFWSVDDVFRYLRKTNDCKDIAYRVKQEEIDGLAFLLLNLPSLTQHMKLRTSLAMKLCRHVEQVKVTFFLRHINEVEPEQYQIV; this is encoded by the exons ATGGAACCTTGCGAAAACCGATCACAAGAGAAAGTGCAAGAAGGAG AATATGGCTTCTTTTGGCAAGATTATCTTGATGCTACAAACAGTGTTGAAGTACCACAAATTATGTTTCCACATGTTGAGCTGACACTTCAAAGTGGTATTGAAATTGGCATGTCCCTTGAGGTGCCAATTCCAAAAAATGCAGATGAGGAAGACACCAATTACTGGGTGGCTTCTATTGTCATGGCATGTGGTCCTTTATTACGTTTACGCTATTTTGGTGGAGATGATAGATCATTGGAATTTTGGTTCAACCTTACTAAGGAAGCTGCTCATGAACTTGGTTGGTgtgtgaaaaataataaaaaattagtaccAACTGATATTATTCTTCAAAGATCCCCAGACTGCGTAGAAAGATTGTCTGAATTTTTAACAACAGCCCGGAGTGTTCCATCAGAAATGTTATCAGGA GATGGTCTAAGCATAACAGAGAGAATCAAGCAAGGCATGAAAGTTGAAGTTAGTGATATACTACATCCATATAAATTATGGGTAGCCACG ATTATAGAAAATGTAGGAGGACGACTTTTATTAAGATATGATACTCCTGGATCTTCACGTAAAGATTTTTGGATGTTCTGTACATCAGAATATCTTCATCCTTATGGTTTTGCATCTAAATCTAATTCTACTTGGTTTCTAGAACCACCCAGTTCTATAGTAGAAATGCATACATATGAAGAATGGAAAGATTTATTAGAGTCTATACCAAAAAATTATGATCTTCCAgaagaattatttcataatgcTGTAGATCATCCGAAACATGAATTTAAAGTTGGTATGAAATTAGAAGCATTGAGCCCAATTGATCAGATAAAAATATGCCCAGCTACtgttataaaagtatttgatGACACCTATTTCCTTGTACATATTGATACATATGATGAGTTGTCAAAGGGAATGGATATTGAAAACTGTATGTACAACAGTACAGAGAAAAACACTTGGCTTTGTACAGCAGAACATCCATATATATTTCCAGTTGGATGGGCAAAACAACATAATATCAA AATTGTGCATCCAAATGGTTGGACTCCAAAAGAAGACGAATTTGATTGGgacgaatatttaaaagataccCAAGCAACTGCtgcagaagaaaaattatttccagaaAGACAAAGTGCCACTGATGCACGCTTTGAATGTAGTATGCGGTTAGAAGCAGTTGATCCAGAATGTGAAAATGTCATATGTGCCGcacatattacaaaaattgttgACAATCTTTTATGGTTAAAGTTAGATAATTACGAAAATACAAAACCAGAACATATAGTCGATATGTATTCCTTACAAATATTTCCTGTTGGATGGTGTGAATCTAATCATTATCCATTGAAACCACCAAAAGATTATATGGAAGTTTGTAAACAATTGCAAATGCCCgtgaaggaagaaaaaaagactaACATTCTAGATATACCAATATCTGAACCACGTTCTTCACTTTGGTGtccaaagatatattttaattatcgttgttTCACAGGCCCTATGATTTCTAAAGGGAAATTAGCAACCCTACCAAAAGCAGTAGGACCTGGCCCTGTAATTTTAGTTATGAGAGAAGTTTTATCAATGATCGTATCTGTAGGATATAGAAGTGCTCGGATATTAAAGGTCCTTCAATGTGATTCTAAACCAGATCCAGGATACCATTTAGAAGTTTTAAAAGccaaacataaaaataatacatatcgTGCCAGTGTTGCCGTAGTTACATCCGGAGATATGGTGGCTGATTTTTgcagaaatatttgcaaaaagtTAATGGTATGTCCAAATTTATTTGGTCCCTTGTATGTACCTGAAAATGAATGTCCGGATAAGTGCCACAAAACATCAAAAGCAAAATTTA CATCTGTTGGTACTGGACGAAGAGGTAAGCCAAAGGGTTATACGAGTATTATGGTACAAAAACCAAAACCATGGGGTGGTAGGCGAAAAAGGAGACGAGGAAGATGGgcaaacagagaaaaagagactCATGAAGATTTCGAGCAAGAAGATGAAATGCCATTTATGTCATTAGATTTAGCCAAACACGTATCAGGGCTTGAAGAAACGCTCGATGGAAGACCACCACTTTCTGAGATAGATATCATGATCCAGAAAGGTttagagaaaggagaaaaatcaGATGAATTTAAAACTGAGCCACCTTCAAGCAACGCATCGGATGATTCTGGAAGTTCATTTAACGATAATAGGAAGATGAAAGACAGAGGAAGTCCTAATagcttaaataataaacagcATTCATCAAAATTTAGCCAAAGTTCCACTGTTACTAGAGCAAGTAAGAGAGAACGAGATTGGGATACAAGTATTGAATCTGATGGCTCAGATGGAGAATCAGAATATGTAAGGATGCAGAAGAAACAAAGGCGTCCAAAAACGCGGAAACTTGATTCGAATCCATTATTTTGGAGTGTAGATGATGTCTTCAGATACTTAAGAAAAACGAATGATTGCAAAGACATTGCATACCGAGTGAAACAAGAG GAAATTGATGGGCTAGcatttttactattaaatCTACCGTCTCTTACACAACACATGAAGTTGCGAACGAGTTTAGCTATGAAACTTTGTCGGCACGTTGAACAAGTTAAAGTCACGTTCTTTTTACGACATATAAATGAAGTAGAACCAGAACAGTatcaaattgtataa
- the LOC132912648 gene encoding scm-like with four MBT domains protein 1 isoform X1, with the protein MEPCENRSQEKVQEGEYGFFWQDYLDATNSVEVPQIMFPHVELTLQSGIEIGMSLEVPIPKNADEEDTNYWVASIVMACGPLLRLRYFGGDDRSLEFWFNLTKEAAHELGWCVKNNKKLVPTDIILQRSPDCVERLSEFLTTARSVPSEMLSGDGLSITERIKQGMKVEVSDILHPYKLWVATIIENVGGRLLLRYDTPGSSRKDFWMFCTSEYLHPYGFASKSNSTWFLEPPSSIVEMHTYEEWKDLLESIPKNYDLPEELFHNAVDHPKHEFKVGMKLEALSPIDQIKICPATVIKVFDDTYFLVHIDTYDELSKGMDIENCMYNSTEKNTWLCTAEHPYIFPVGWAKQHNIKIVHPNGWTPKEDEFDWDEYLKDTQATAAEEKLFPERQSATDARFECSMRLEAVDPECENVICAAHITKIVDNLLWLKLDNYENTKPEHIVDMYSLQIFPVGWCESNHYPLKPPKDYMEVCKQLQMPVKEEKKTNILDIPISEPRSSLWCPKIYFNYRCFTGPMISKGKLATLPKAVGPGPVILVMREVLSMIVSVGYRSARILKVLQCDSKPDPGYHLEVLKAKHKNNTYRASVAVVTSGDMVADFCRNICKKLMVCPNLFGPLYVPENECPDKCHKTSKAKFTASVGTGRRGKPKGYTSIMVQKPKPWGGRRKRRRGRWANREKETHEDFEQEDEMPFMSLDLAKHVSGLEETLDGRPPLSEIDIMIQKGLEKGEKSDEFKTEPPSSNASDDSGSSFNDNRKMKDRGSPNSLNNKQHSSKFSQSSTVTRASKRERDWDTSIESDGSDGESEYVRMQKKQRRPKTRKLDSNPLFWSVDDVFRYLRKTNDCKDIAYRVKQEEIDGLAFLLLNLPSLTQHMKLRTSLAMKLCRHVEQVKVTFFLRHINEVEPEQYQIV; encoded by the exons ATGGAACCTTGCGAAAACCGATCACAAGAGAAAGTGCAAGAAGGAG AATATGGCTTCTTTTGGCAAGATTATCTTGATGCTACAAACAGTGTTGAAGTACCACAAATTATGTTTCCACATGTTGAGCTGACACTTCAAAGTGGTATTGAAATTGGCATGTCCCTTGAGGTGCCAATTCCAAAAAATGCAGATGAGGAAGACACCAATTACTGGGTGGCTTCTATTGTCATGGCATGTGGTCCTTTATTACGTTTACGCTATTTTGGTGGAGATGATAGATCATTGGAATTTTGGTTCAACCTTACTAAGGAAGCTGCTCATGAACTTGGTTGGTgtgtgaaaaataataaaaaattagtaccAACTGATATTATTCTTCAAAGATCCCCAGACTGCGTAGAAAGATTGTCTGAATTTTTAACAACAGCCCGGAGTGTTCCATCAGAAATGTTATCAGGA GATGGTCTAAGCATAACAGAGAGAATCAAGCAAGGCATGAAAGTTGAAGTTAGTGATATACTACATCCATATAAATTATGGGTAGCCACG ATTATAGAAAATGTAGGAGGACGACTTTTATTAAGATATGATACTCCTGGATCTTCACGTAAAGATTTTTGGATGTTCTGTACATCAGAATATCTTCATCCTTATGGTTTTGCATCTAAATCTAATTCTACTTGGTTTCTAGAACCACCCAGTTCTATAGTAGAAATGCATACATATGAAGAATGGAAAGATTTATTAGAGTCTATACCAAAAAATTATGATCTTCCAgaagaattatttcataatgcTGTAGATCATCCGAAACATGAATTTAAAGTTGGTATGAAATTAGAAGCATTGAGCCCAATTGATCAGATAAAAATATGCCCAGCTACtgttataaaagtatttgatGACACCTATTTCCTTGTACATATTGATACATATGATGAGTTGTCAAAGGGAATGGATATTGAAAACTGTATGTACAACAGTACAGAGAAAAACACTTGGCTTTGTACAGCAGAACATCCATATATATTTCCAGTTGGATGGGCAAAACAACATAATATCAA AATTGTGCATCCAAATGGTTGGACTCCAAAAGAAGACGAATTTGATTGGgacgaatatttaaaagataccCAAGCAACTGCtgcagaagaaaaattatttccagaaAGACAAAGTGCCACTGATGCACGCTTTGAATGTAGTATGCGGTTAGAAGCAGTTGATCCAGAATGTGAAAATGTCATATGTGCCGcacatattacaaaaattgttgACAATCTTTTATGGTTAAAGTTAGATAATTACGAAAATACAAAACCAGAACATATAGTCGATATGTATTCCTTACAAATATTTCCTGTTGGATGGTGTGAATCTAATCATTATCCATTGAAACCACCAAAAGATTATATGGAAGTTTGTAAACAATTGCAAATGCCCgtgaaggaagaaaaaaagactaACATTCTAGATATACCAATATCTGAACCACGTTCTTCACTTTGGTGtccaaagatatattttaattatcgttgttTCACAGGCCCTATGATTTCTAAAGGGAAATTAGCAACCCTACCAAAAGCAGTAGGACCTGGCCCTGTAATTTTAGTTATGAGAGAAGTTTTATCAATGATCGTATCTGTAGGATATAGAAGTGCTCGGATATTAAAGGTCCTTCAATGTGATTCTAAACCAGATCCAGGATACCATTTAGAAGTTTTAAAAGccaaacataaaaataatacatatcgTGCCAGTGTTGCCGTAGTTACATCCGGAGATATGGTGGCTGATTTTTgcagaaatatttgcaaaaagtTAATGGTATGTCCAAATTTATTTGGTCCCTTGTATGTACCTGAAAATGAATGTCCGGATAAGTGCCACAAAACATCAAAAGCAAAATTTA caGCATCTGTTGGTACTGGACGAAGAGGTAAGCCAAAGGGTTATACGAGTATTATGGTACAAAAACCAAAACCATGGGGTGGTAGGCGAAAAAGGAGACGAGGAAGATGGgcaaacagagaaaaagagactCATGAAGATTTCGAGCAAGAAGATGAAATGCCATTTATGTCATTAGATTTAGCCAAACACGTATCAGGGCTTGAAGAAACGCTCGATGGAAGACCACCACTTTCTGAGATAGATATCATGATCCAGAAAGGTttagagaaaggagaaaaatcaGATGAATTTAAAACTGAGCCACCTTCAAGCAACGCATCGGATGATTCTGGAAGTTCATTTAACGATAATAGGAAGATGAAAGACAGAGGAAGTCCTAATagcttaaataataaacagcATTCATCAAAATTTAGCCAAAGTTCCACTGTTACTAGAGCAAGTAAGAGAGAACGAGATTGGGATACAAGTATTGAATCTGATGGCTCAGATGGAGAATCAGAATATGTAAGGATGCAGAAGAAACAAAGGCGTCCAAAAACGCGGAAACTTGATTCGAATCCATTATTTTGGAGTGTAGATGATGTCTTCAGATACTTAAGAAAAACGAATGATTGCAAAGACATTGCATACCGAGTGAAACAAGAG GAAATTGATGGGCTAGcatttttactattaaatCTACCGTCTCTTACACAACACATGAAGTTGCGAACGAGTTTAGCTATGAAACTTTGTCGGCACGTTGAACAAGTTAAAGTCACGTTCTTTTTACGACATATAAATGAAGTAGAACCAGAACAGTatcaaattgtataa